One genomic segment of Nocardia spumae includes these proteins:
- a CDS encoding MbtH family protein: MVTNPFDNEDGQFFVLSNDEEQYSLWPSFAVVPAGWRIVLGASTRAECLAFVEENWVDMRPRSLRIAMSPSD, encoded by the coding sequence GTGGTAACCAATCCATTCGATAACGAGGACGGACAGTTCTTCGTCCTTTCGAACGACGAAGAACAGTACTCGTTGTGGCCGTCTTTCGCGGTCGTCCCGGCCGGCTGGCGCATTGTCCTGGGCGCCAGTACACGGGCCGAATGCCTGGCCTTCGTCGAAGAAAACTGGGTCGATATGCGGCCCAGGAGTCTTCGAATTGCAATGTCACCGTCGGATTAG